Part of the Plasmodium knowlesi strain H genome assembly, chromosome: 11 genome is shown below.
atggATTTATGCAaggagtgtttttttttttttccccctcttatGTGATATCTCATTTTGTATGCCTTCACAAAATGGTGGGTCACAACGTGGTACATTTAAACGGATTCCTTTACCGTATCTCCCTATAAGAATGACACAGGGGAGATAATCGCTCTCCTGTTTTTCGGCTTTAATGGGTTATTTAGTTAAGCCGCTCCACCCCTCAAATGATACACTTTGTGGAAAccgaaatgaaaataaacgAATCAAGAACCTTAAATGGTGTTGTTGTGATGTACACACTCGGAGGTCCCACATAATtatgcacacacaaaagaaaagttgGTTTACAatttgctttcttttttttaaaaaaaaaaaaaaaaaaaaacgatccACACAATATGCGTAGCTGTTTTTATAAGTCAACATTTATCTCATCGGGGAAAACCTGACCGGATAATGTGTGTCAttacaatttcttttttctgaaacATTTGTTTCTTTTGGCTTATTCGTGAACTGAGCATAGAAGTTGCTGCTTATGGGGGCTTCAAACGGTTAGCAAAATGTTTCCGTTCTCTTTAGAGAAAGGAGGACATTGGGTCATCTTATGTGTTGTGCACATCGTTTTGcccatttccttttcctttcctttttatttttttttttttgaaaatgggCTAAGAAGAGCACACTCTTGAGAGACCTACGAATGAgtatttgttccattttccccctttcagCCTTTTGTCCATCATCCGTTTTTCACACAATAACACACATTGGGTACGCATggatgtatacatatagacgTGCACCTAGGTTACATTTCGTCCTTCGCAGCAGCCACACTTGGCATAGCAACAAATaaagttcttttctttttctctcttttaaGCAACTACGGATACGCTTTTCATTTGGTTGCTTTTTCCACGTGGAAGTTGGCTTCATCTTTCCgcaatttttccctccaaGTGCACAGCGCATACACTCATTCGCGAATTAGCGCATTGGTGCATTTGCATATGATCACAAGAGCATTCCTTCTGCTGTCcatatttatgtgtacacCATAATCCTCCCCCTCAGGCGCATCACTTTTGCTTGCCATTTGTCTTCCCCCTTGGAAGAACAGTCCGTCTGTTTCCTccggaaaaaacaaatgttcGCTCAGCATATGGTCTgataaaaggggagaaaggaactgggggggggggggaggggagggACGAAAAGTGGCAGCAGTTACGGCAGCAGTTTGACAACAATTTtgtggcaattttttgcTGCTATTTTTCAGCAAAGCAACTGCCGCGCGTCAAAACGCAACAACGAACTCGCTCATTCTCCGTGTGATCAAATTTTATCCCACAGATTGACAAGGAGAGaagcaaattaaaaaacaaacataagaaaaaaaaaagaaaagaaaagaaaaaaagtcgAAGGAGCGATAAGTTAAGTGAAATGTTTCACGTTTGTAAAAATGCATACCTTTCcaaattcccttttttttttttttttttttttcccctttttgactcaaaaatttttcgcaagttgggattaaaaaaaaaaaaaaaaaaaaaaaaggaaaaaaaaaattacacttcTTTGCGAATACGAATATACTCATAAAACTTTCGCTTAATATGTCATGCATGGATTGATGAAAAGCACATGGGAAGAAAAGTGCTACAAATAAgcggaagagaaaaaaggaaagcgcATTGGCTACTGTTACTTTCAAACGATGCATATCCCCCCTCGAGCCGCACAACATACGTACACAGATATGCCATACAAGTGTTTATAAAAacagaagcaaaaaaaaacgtatacTCGTACATGTAGCTGTGCGCATGGTGTGACACTTTGAAGTAGTAAAGCAGTATTATTTGGTAGAAATCTTAAAACAGAGGAGCAGGCTTTACACGGCATAAAGCGAGGGTAACCCATCCAAGGACGccttttacatatatatatttacagaTCACCTAAACGTGGAACGCATTTCTgcgcaaaaaggaaatattcaAAATCTGTCATACCCAAAGAGGAAATTAGGCTCATTTGGTTATGGACATTTGTGTCGTCCCATTTGTTAGCctgaaaagataaaaaaaaaataaataattcgTATACCCACCTTCGCAGTTAATGTAATCTCAAGTGAAAACAAAACAACCCCAATTAAGAAGACCTTTCAAATATGTATAACTCGTGGTTTGAAATCATTCGGTCCATTTCGCCCTACAACTGGGCTATGCTGGGCATTGCAATGGCCCTATTCCTCTCCATCATTGGCGCAGCATGGTACACACAAATTAGAAAAAGctacataaaaagaaaataaaatgaaataccTCAAGTAGCGCCATCATATATTGCATCATTACGCGGAGGGGCTAACGCAATTGGTGCTACTGTCGTCATTGCCATGGCTAGGCCATTCTGTTCCTCATGTGGAAACGTGCCAAGTGAACTTCTATATGGCAGCCACAACGCGTGCCCAATCCATTAATCCCGTTTTCTTCACCCTTTCATTCAACCGCAGGGGAATATTCGTATGCGGGACGAGCATTGTAGGAGCCTCAGTGAAGTCCCCACGTATCATTTCGAAAAATTTGATTTCCATTATATTTTGTGAAGCACTAGGTAAGGAACGCGGCGTTGCATGGGAGGCCACCCGGACGAACAGTCGATTGAACTGTCGATTGAATAGCGCAGTGACTACTTTTAAGGCGATACATTAAGGCGCTGTCCACCGTGCACCTCTTCCCACATCCTGCGCAGGCATGTATGGAGTCATCACCGcagtttttcttcaaattaaGTTTAGCGGACTCAACAAGGAAGTGCACGCCCCACTGGTGCTAACAACCAAGACGGATGCACTTATTATGAACACTATCAGAGGGGGATGGGCCCTGTTTGCAAGTGGTCTAACGGCGGGTCTATCCAACCTCGTTTCTGGGTAagcaaacagaaaaaaggggggaagctACAAAATAGCTCTACAacaggaaggcaaaaaaaaaaaaaaaaaaaaaaaaacgaatgcaCTATAGCATTAAATTGAGCTAATTCGAGAGATAGAATAAACTGTGTTTTCCTTAACGCACAGAGGGGGCACCTATAGGTGCGGCTTTGTGAATCTCTCCTATATATACCACTTATGGTGTAACATATAATCGTGGTACATATAATTAGCCGTTTAAGTTACTGCGTGCGTTCACCTCTACgcttatttactttttttttttttttttttttttttttttttgtgcagcGTTTCCGTAGGAATAACGGGCAGCTCATGTGCCTTGGGAGATGCACACAATTCGGATCTGTTCGTTCGAATGCTGATGATTGAAATATGCGCTAGCGTTATAGGTTCGTTTCGTCTTTCGCATAATCAAATGAGAGAATATGACTGTTGTTTTGACAATATTgttgtgtgcatattttaaTGTTCACCAAAAATAtgttatttcattttatttttcttttttaggGCTGTACGGATTAATCGTGGCAATTGTGTCCATCGGGGATATTCAACTGACTTAAGCAGTTCCGAGGAATATTttgttactttttatttttacattttttaaattgtttttgtttttatgaTCGATGATAACTGCATTGCACAATTAGcgccttttattttctctcatTATTTGCCCCATCTTAGCTGCCCATTTTAGTAATCTTTTTTGGTCTaccgtttttcctttttgaagtTGCACCAATAATCCCctgttgttcctttttttttttttttttttatcacacgCAATTGTACAAGCTTCAAGCTGCAGTGCATCTGTATGTATGCGTCTGTAAGTGTGCATGATAACGTGCCTACGCATACGCATATGTGCTCTTAGATAGATTTACCCATGCGTGCATCTTTTTCTCCCAACTTTTTGATCTCTACGGTATTTTACCCGGTTTGAAGTTTCTGCGCAGTTTATGCTCATCACATTGCTGGCACAATATTTATGGGTCATGTACCTACCGGATGAAAATTTAATGGAGGTATTTCACTCCTTTCTCCCTCATTccaaagaagcaaaaatttGTGTATACATTTTAGCAAACAAACGAAAATCTCCATTTGGCAGTCACAAcgaatgtctttttttttctttttaaatttaagaaaaataaccCCCCCCCGTGAAAAATACGAACGGGAAAGATTTTCAGAATTTATGGCTTCGTGTCCATTGTTTTCTATCAATCCACGTGattatgcatatataggGGAAGGTTGCCCCAAGAGATCTCAATTTTTGCAGCTTTTCGCTAACATACAGAAAAAATCGGAATAACATCCCCTGTAGAGGTGCCTCCACTATCcccattttaaaataaaagttaTATTCGGACAACGCTGCAAAATTAGTCCAACtatggggggaaaaacaacGGAGACACATGCGTCACTGATGTATTTTCACTTTAGTatgcatactttttttttttttttttgaatgttCCCCAAACGGGTTTCCTTTGTATATTTGAAAGGCACAATTTTCCACATTATTTACGCTGTTAAGTTCGGTGGCTAACTTCagaattgataaaaaaaaaaaaaaattcccctccTTATATAATACCATACAAATGGGGAAACGttgaaaaggaggggaaCATATGGGATTCAAAATTAATCAGTATATAAGAGACAAGGCGAAAAAGctgacacaaaaaaatagtgtCCCCAAGGGCGCAGAAGGATGACGAAAAATTGGGCACAGTTAGCCAAAAGGTAAtaataccaaaaaaaaaaaaaaaaaaaaaaaaaaaaaaaaaggcgtcaCATtgtggggggaggggaaaaaaagtatgctGAGCAGAACGAGGCGTAAACATATCTGACGACAGCTGCGCGAAATTTTTCGGAGCAACAGAATTATTTTACGTCATTTTTGGAGGCAGCAAATAAAATGAGCATATAATAATATCTACTACGAAAATGCGCT
Proteins encoded:
- a CDS encoding V-type proton ATPase 21 kDa proteolipid subunit, putative is translated as MYNSWFEIIRSISPYNWAMLGIAMALFLSIIGAAWGIFVCGTSIVGASVKSPRIISKNLISIIFCEALGMYGVITAVFLQIKFSGLNKEVHAPLVLTTKTDALIMNTIRGGWALFASGLTAGLSNLVSGVSVGITGSSCALGDAHNSDLFVRMLMIEICASVIGLYGLIVAIVSIGDIQLT